The window GATCATGATGTCCAGCGCGGTCACGATGCGTTCAGGCTTGCCATACGGCACTTCCCACGGCTGTTCGAAGCCCGGGATTTGCAGGTTGGACACGGTGAAACCGGTCAGGCCAGCCTTTGGCTTGGCGCCGCGACCGGTAGCGCCTTCGTCGCGAATTTCGCCACCGGAACCGGTGGATGCGCCCGGGAACGGGGCAATCGCGGTCGGGTGGTTGTGAGTCTCGACTTTCATCAGGATGTGCACCGGTTCCTGCACCGCGCCGTACTGGCGGGTTTCAGGGTCCGGGAAGAAACGGCCGGCGACGTTGCCGACAATCACCGAAGCGTTGTCCTTATAAGCCGACAGAACGCCTTCGCTGTGCATCACGTAGGTGTTCTTGATCATGCCGAACAGGCTTTTTTCCTGGCTCTGGCCGTCGATGTCCCAACTGGCGTTGAAGATCTTGTGACGGCAGTGCTCGGAGTTCGCCTGGGCGAACATCATCAGTTCGATGTCGTGGGGGTTGCGCTTCAAGCCGACGAAAGCGTTGACCAGGTAGTCGATCTCGTCTTCGGCCAAGGCCAGGCCCAGCTCGGTGTTGGCTTTTTCCAGCGCGGCGCGGCCGCCACCCAGTACGTCGATGGCAGTCAGCGGTTTCGGTTCGGCGTGGCTGAACAGGCCGGCGGCTTGTTCAAGGTTGCCGAGGACGATCTGGGTCATGCGGTCGTGCAGACCATCGGCAATAAGCTGCGCTTCAGCGTCGCTGAACTGGCCGGCGACGTAGAACGCGATGCCGCGCTCCAGGCGCTGGATTTTCGTCAGGCCGCAGTTGCGAGCGATGTCGCTGGCTTTACTGGACCATGGCGAGATGGTGCCGAACCGCGGCAACACCAGGAACAGACGACCGGTCGGCTCTTGTACCGGAACACTTGGGCCGTACTTCAGAAGGCGCGCGAGCACCTGCTGTTCGTCGCCGGTCAGGACGCCGGTGACTTCGGCGAAGTGAGCGAATTCAGCATACAAGCCACTGACAGCCGGAACTTTCTGGCTCAGTTGCTCAAGGAGTTTGCTGTGGCGAAAGGCAGAAAGGGCAGGAGCGCCGCGCAGGATCAACATCTTCGGGACAGCCTCGGGAAGGGGTGTGCTTTGAGGCCGTGCATTCTAGCCTAAACAGGCCGCGACATCACCCGAAACGGTACGGGCGGCTGCACCCGGGCGTCGGGCCGGGGGTTCGGACATAAAACAGGCACATGCCGAGCGTTATTTTTTCTGTCACAAAATGCTGTCCGGGCCCATTCCTGCGGGCTCATGAGCGGTTTTCAGTTGCCTAGCAGACAAGCCCATCGCTGTCGAGATATGGCGCTCGTGGTCCTTTGCGTATACTGCGCAGATGTTTTCCCCAACGGCTTTGCGTCCGCGGTTCGCCAAATGGCTGATCGCAACCGGACTCTTCCTGGTGCTCAGTGGCTGTGTTGATAAACCCAACACGCTGGAGCGCGTAAAGGAGGATGGCGTGCTGCGGGTGGTTACCCGAAACAGCCCCGCCACCTACTTTCAGGATCGCAACGGTGAAACCGGCTTCGAATACGAGCTGGTGAAGCGCTTCGCCGACGATCTGGGGGTGGAACTCAAAATCGAAACCGCCGACAACCTCGACGACCTGTTCAATCAGGTAGGCAAGCCCAACGGTCCGGTGATCGCTGCTGCCGGCCTGGTCAGCAGCGAAGCACGTAAAAAGCAGGTGCGGTTTTCCCACTCCTATCTCGAAGTTACCCCACAGGTCATCTATCGCAACGGCCAATCGCGGCCGACCGACGCGAAGGACCTGGTGGGCAAGAAGATCATGGTGCTCAAGGGCAGCACCCACGCCGAGCAATTGGCGGAGCTGAAAAAGAAATATCCCGGCATCGAATACGAAGAGTCCGACGCTGTTGAAGTCGTCGACTTACTGCGCATGGTCGATGAAGATCAGATTGACCTGACCCTGGTGGACTCAAACGAAGTCGCGATGAACCAGGTCTACTTCCCTAAGGTGCGGGTAGCCTTCGACCTCGGTGACGCCAGCAACCAGAGCTGGGCGGTGGCCGCTGGTGACGACAACAGCCTGCTCAACGAGATCAACGACTACCTCGACAAGGTGAAGAAAAACGGCACCCTGCAACGGCTGAAAGACCGCTATTACGGGCACGTCGATGTGCTGGGTTACATGGGCGCCACCACCTTCGCCCAACACTTGCAGCAACGCCTGCCCAAATACGAACAGCACTTCAAGACGTACGCCAAGAAAGAGAAAGTCGATTGGCGCTTGCTGGCCGCGGTCGGCTATCAGGAATCGCTGTGGCAAGCGGCCGTCACGTCGAAGACCGGCGTGCGCGGCCTGATGATGCTGACCCAGAACACTGCGCAGGCCATGGGTGTGTCCAATCGCCTGGACCCCAAACAAAGCATCATGGGTGGCGCCAAGTACCTGGCCTACATGAAGGAACAGCTGGACGAGTCGATCCAGGAGCCGGATCGCACCTGGTTTGCACTGGCGGCCTACAACGTTGGCAGCGGTCATCTGGATGACGCGCGCAAACTGGCGGCCAAGGAAGGTCTGAATCCGGACAAGTGGCTGGACGTGAAAAAGATCTTGCCGCGTTTGTCCGAGAAGAAGTGGTACAGCAAAACCCGTTACGGCTATGCCCGTGGCGGCGAACCCGTTCACTTCGTGGCGAACATCCGCCGCTACTACGACATCCTGACGTGGGTGACGCAGCCGCAGCTGGAAGGCAATCAGGTCGCCGAGGGCAACCTGCATGTGCCGGGGGTCGACAAGACCAAGCCGACTCAGGAAACCCCACAGCTTTAAAGCCTGACCCCAATCAAAATGTGGGAGTGAGCCTGCTCCCACAGTGTTTTGTGTTTGGCTTTTGGCTTTAGGCTTTTGCGGCGGCCAGGATCAGTGCTTTCATTTCAGACACCGCCGACTTGAACCCGACGAACAACGCATGAGCCACCAGCGCGTGGCCGATGTTCAGCTCGTTGATGCCCTTGATCGCCGCTACAGCTTCAACGTTGTGGTAGTGCAGACCGTGACCCGCGTTGACGATCAAACCTTGGGCCAGGCCAAACGCCACGCCATCCGCCACACGCTTGAGCTCTTCAGCCACCTCGGTCGGCGTCTCGGCATCGGCGTAACGACCGGTATGCAGCTCGATAGCCGGCGCACCCACCCGACGGGACGCTGCGATCTGCTGCTCGTCAGCATCAATGAACAGCGACACTTCACAGCCGATCTTTGACAGGCGATCCACCGCCGCCTTGATCCGCGCCTCCTGCCCCGCCACGTCCAGACCACCTTCGGTCGTCAGCTCCTGACGGGTTTCCGGCACCAGGCAAATGTGCGCCGGACGAATGCGCTCGGCGAACGCCATCATCTCTTCGGTGACGCCCATTTCGAAGTTCATGCGGGTTTGCAGCACATCCTTGAGCAGCAACACGTCGCGCTCTTGAATGTGTCGACGATCCTCGCGCAGGTGCACGGTGATGCCGTCAGCGCCCGCCTCTTCCGCGTCCAGCGCAGCCTTGACCGGATCTGGATAGCGCGTGCCCCGGGCCTGACGCAGAGTGGCAACGTGGTCGATGTTCACGCCAAGAAGAATGCGATTGCTGGTGGTCACGGAAGCGCTCCTGAAGAAGGGAAAGTTCGGTGCACAGCATACGGGGTGATCAGGGCTTGCGAAACAACTCGCGACTCACCAAGGGACGACCGCCCAGATGAACGGCCAGTGCCTGGCGCATCAATCGCTTGGCTGCCGATAGCGCGCCGGGGGCAGACCAATCTGCATCGGCCATCGCCAGCAGTTCGGTACCATTGAACAGACCGGGTTGCAGCAGGTAGACCCGTTCAAGCCCCGCATCCACTTGCAGACGGTAAAGACCGTCCGGCGCGATGGGCTCGCCATGGACGTCGGTGGTCAAGGCGAAGCCGTAACCCAAGTCATCCAGCAGCCGCCATTCGAAGGAACGCAATAACGGTTCCAGCGGACGACCTTCGGCCAGCGCAAGCAGGGTCGCGGCGTAGTGATCGAAGACAGCGGGATGCGGGTCTTCGGACGGCAGCAGCCGAATCAACAGCTCATTGAGGTAGAGACCGCTGAACAGCGCTTCACCGTTGAGCCAAGTGGAGACGCCAGCGCTTTCCATGCGACCGACGTTCTTCAGTTCACCACGGCCACGGAACTCGACTTCCAGCGGCACGAACGGCCGCGCCAACGTCCCGGCCTTGCCTCGGGCACTGCGCAACACCGCCCGCAGCCGACCTTGCGGCGTGAGGAAATCCACCAACGCGCTGTTCTCGCGGTAAGCGCGGGAGTGGAGGACGTAGGCGGGTTGGCCGATGGGGGTTTGAGACATGGAAGTCAGGGTTCTCAATGAGTCAGCACAGATTTATAAACCACCCAAAACCAATGTGGGAGCGAGCCTGCTCGCGATGAGGACCTGACATTCAACATTGATGTTGACTGGCAGACCGCTATCGCGAGCAGGCTCGCTCCCACAGGGTACTTCGGTGTCTCAGGAACCGGTGTTACAGGTCGCCGTAACCCAGCGAACGCAAGGCGCGCTCATCGTCGGACCAGCCACCTTTCACCTTGACCCAGAGGTTGAGCATGATCTTGGAGTCGAACAGCAACTCCATGTCCTTGCGTGCCTCGGTGCCGATGCGCTTGATCCGCTCGCCCTTGTCGCCAATGATGATTTTCTTCTGGCCGTCGCGCTCGACGAGGATCAAGGCATGGATGTGCAGGGTTTTGCCCTGCTGCTTGAACTCTTCGATTTCGACGGTGATCTGGTACGGCAGTTCGGCGCCCATCTGGCGCATGATTTTCTCGCGTACCAGTTCAGCGGCGAGGAAGCGGCTGCTGCGGTCGGTGATCTGGTCTTCCGGGAAGAAGTGATCGTTTTCCGGTAGGTAACCGGCAATCACGCGCTCCAGCGTTTCGAGGTTATGCCCGTGCTGGGCCGAGATCGGCATGATCTGCGCGTTCGGCAACTGTTCCTGCAACCAGGTCAGGTGCGGCATCAGCTCGGCTTTGTCTTCAATGCGGTCAGTCTTGTTCAGCGCCACGATCAGCGGGCCGGTCACGTATTGGACGCGCTCGAGGACCATCTGGTCTTCGTCGGTCCACTTGGTGCGATCAACCACGAAGATCACCACGTCGACGTCTTTCAACGCCGCCGAAGCGGTCTTGTTCATGTAGCGGTTCAGGGCTTTCTCGCCACCTTTGTGCATGCCGGGGGTGTCGACGTAGATCGCCTGCACGGCGCCTTCGGTCTTGATGCCGAGCATGTTGTGGCGAGTGGTCTGAGGCTTGCGCGAGGTGATCGCCAGCTTCTGACCGAGGATGTGGTTCAGCAGCGTGGACTTGCCCACGTTGGGACGGCCAACGATGGCGACATAGCCACAGCGAGTTGCAGTTGAATCAGTCATGGCCATTCTCCACGCCCAGGGCAATCAGTGCTGCAGCGGCCGCTACCTGTTCGGCAATACGACGGCTCACACCCTGACCTCGGCTTTTTTCATTCAGTAAGGTGATTTCACATTCGACGAAGAACGTCCGGCAATGCGGCTCACCCTGGATATCCACCACTTCGTAACGTGGCAGTTCGCAACCGCGCGACTGCAGGAACTCTTGCAGGCGGGTTTTTGGATCTTTGTTGGTGTCGACCAGCGTCAGGCCTTCGAACTCCCCGGCCAGCCAGGCCAGCACGCGTTCGCGCGCCATGTCCATGCCGGCATCCAGGTAGATCGCACCGATCAGCGCTTCAAGGGCATCGGCCAGAATCGACTCGCGACGGAAACCGCCGCTTTTCAATTCACCGGAACCCAGGCGCAGGTATTCGCCCAGATCGAAACCGCGAGCCAGTACGGCCAGGGTCTCGCCTTTCACCAGGCGTGCGCGCAAGCGCGACAACTGACCTTCGCGGGCCAGCGGGAAGCGATCGAACAGCGCCTCGCCAGCGACAAAGTTAAGGATGGCATCACCGAGGAATTCCAGGCGTTCGTTGTTACGCCCGGCAAAGCTGCGGTGAGTCAGGGCCAGGACCATCAGTTCCTGATCCTTGAAGGTGTAACCGAGCTGACGCTCGAGACGGCTTAAGGAGACGCTCACGGTTTACCCACGCTGAGTTCGTGGCTGGATTCCACCGCCATCGCCGAGAGTCTGCGCAGGCTTGGGACAATTAACGCTGTGTTCAAAAATTACGTCCTGAATATCATTGTTTTCATGCTTCTGGCGCCGATTGTGCCGGTTCCAGAAATGCATTCGGCGCTGTGTTCAACAGCGCCGTGTGTGATTACTTGATCAGGCCAACCCGCGAGAAATTCGGCAGGTGACTGAGTTTAGGTTCTGGCCAGCTCATCCAGACTGCGAAGGCCTTGCCGACGATATTCTTGTCGGGAACCATGCCCAGCAGATCCTTGGGAATGCTCGGGTCATCCCAGTAGCGACTGTCGTTCGAGTTGTCGCGGTTGTCGCCCATCATGAAGTAGTGCCCGGCAGGCACGGTCCATGTACGGTCCGGCGATGCACGATAGCGGCTCATTTCCTTGCGGATCTGGTGCTCGGCGACGCCGAGTTTTTCCTTGTAGAGCTCGGCGCTGCCCAACGTGCCCGGCTCGGAGCCGACCAGTTGTTCGGCAACCGACTCACCGTTGACGAACAGACGCTTGTCGGCGGTGTAACGAATCTGGTCACCCGGCAGGCCCACCACACGTTTAATGTAGTTGACGTTCGGATCGCTCGGGTAGCGGAACACCATCACATCGCCACGCTGTGGATCACCGACTTCGATGACTTTCTTGTCGATCACCGGCAAGCGGATCCCGTAAGAAAACTTGTTCACCAGAATGAAGTCGCCGACGTCCAGGGTCGGTTTCATCGAGCCGGAAGGAATCTGGAACGGTTCCACCAGGAACGAACGCAGCACCAGCACGATGAACAACACCGGGAAGAACGACTTGCCGTATTCGACCAGCAGCGGCTCTTTGTTCAGTTTCTCGACCACCACCATGTCAGCCTGGCTGACGCTACCCTGGTAAGAGTTAATGGCAGCCCGGCGCCGTGGCGCCAGGAACAGCAGATCGAGCAACGCCAACAGGCCGCAGACGAACACGGCGATGACCAGCAACAGCGGGAAATTTAGTGACATAGGACCTAACTATCCAACCTGAGCACTGCAAGGAAGGCTTCTTGTGGAATTTCCACGTTACCGACTTGCTTCATGCGTTTCTTACCGGCCTTTTGCTTTTCCAGCAGTTTTTTCTTACGGCTAACGTCACCGCCGTAGCATTTGGCCAATACGTTCTTTCTGAGTGCCTTGACGGAGGTCCGCGCAATGATCTGCCCGCCAATGGCAGCTTGGATCGCGACGTCGAACATCTGGCGTGGAATCAGTTCTTTCATCTTCTCGGTCAGCTGGCGACCTTTGTAGTGCGCGTTATCCTTGTGCACGATCAGCGCCAGGGCGTCGACCTTGTCACCGTTGATCAGCACATCCAGTTTCACCAGATTAGCCGATTGATAACGATCGAAATGGTAATCCAGCGAAGCATAGCCACGGCTGGTGGATTTCAGACGGTCGAAGAAGTCCAGGACCACTTCGTTCATCGGCAAATCGTAGGTCACTTGAACCTGGGTACCGAGGAACAGCATGTCGTGCTGGACGCCACGCTTCTCGATGCACAGGGTAATGACGTTGCCCAGGTGCTCTTGCGGCACAAGAATATTGGCCCGCACGATCGGCTCGCGCATGTCTTCGATCGAGGACAGGTCAGGCAGCTTCGACGGGTTGTCGACGTAAATCGTTTCTCCGGTTTTCAGCAGCAGCTCGAAAATTACCGTCGGCGCCGTGGTGATCAGGTCCAGGTCGTACTCGCGCTCCAGGCGCTCCTGGATGATTTCCATGTGCAGCATGCCGAGGAACCCGCAACGGAAGCCGAAGCCCAGTGCGTCGGAGCTTTCCGGGGTGTATTGCAGGGACGAGTCGTTGAGCGTGAGCTTTTGCAGCGCTTCACGGAAGTCTTCGAAGTCGTCGGAGCTGACCGGAAACAGACCGGCGTACACCTGCGGCTGAATGCGTTTGAAGCCTGGCAGCACGTCGACGTCCGGCGTGGAGCTCAAGGTCAGGGTGTCACCGACCGGTGCCCCGTGAATGTCCTTGATGCCGGCGATGATGAAGCCTACTTCGCCGGCCTTCAGGTCAACGGTGGCGGTGTGTTTCGGGTTGAAGACACCGACGCTGTCCACGAGGTGGATCTTGCCGGTGGACTTGACCAGGATCTTGTCGCCCTTCTTCACACGACCGTGGCGCACGCGAACCAGGGAAACAACGCCCAGGTAGTTGTCGAACCAGGAGTCGATGATCAACGCTTGCAGCGGATCTTCGTAGTTGCCGGTCGGCGCAGGAATGGTCTTGACCAGACGCTCCAGTACTTCGTCGACGCCCAGACCGGTCTTGGCACTGCACTCGACTGCGTCGGTGGCATCGATGCCGATGATTTTTTCGATTTCTTCTTTCACGCGGTCCGGATCGGCCTGAGGCAGGTCGATCTTGTTCAGGACCGGCATCACTTCCAGGCCTTGCTCGATCGCGGTGTAGCAGTTGGCTACCGATTGCGCTTCAACGCCCTGACCGGCATCGACCACCAGCAACGCACCTTCACAGGCCGCCAGCGACCGGCTGACTTCATAGGTGAAGTCGACGTGGCCCGGGGTGTCAATGAAGTTCAACTGGTACTTGATGCCATCGCGAGCGGTGTAATACAGGGTGACGCTGTGGGCCTTGATGGTGATCCCGCGTTCACGTTCCAGGTCCATGGAGTCCAGAACCTGGGCTTCCATTTCGCGCTCGGCAAGGCCGCCACACATCTGGATGAAGCGATCGGCCAGCGTCGACTTGCCATGGTCAATGTGGGCGATGATGGAGAAATTGCGGATATGACTCAAATCACTCACGGATCAACACTCAAAAAGGCTGCAGGCATAGCCCGCCGAAAAATAGCCGGGAATTGTACCTGATCCACGGCGCAAGCGTCACGTTCGCAGGTCAGACGGCGGATACAAAAACGCCCCGGTCTTGTGACAGGGGCGTTTCGAGTGACCATCAAGGACAAGGGAAACCCTTGATCAACCGGCCCGGCGCAACAACCAGAGCCCGGCCAAGGCACAAACACCTGCCGGAACAAGCACCGCAAACAGTGGCGAGAAACCGAAGACCAGGCTCGAAGGACCGAGCAAATCCTGAACGATGCGGAAGGTGAAGCCCACCAGCACGCCAGTGAACACTCGCTGACCGAGGGTCACCGAGCGCAACGGACCGAAGATGAAGGAAATCGCCATCAGCACCAGCGCGGCGGTGACCAGCGGTTGCAACACCTTGACCCAAAATGCCAGCCAGTAACGACCATTGCTCAAGCCCTGGTCCGCCAGGTAGTGGATGTACCCCCACAGACCACTGATCGACAGCGTGTCAGGCGACATGACCACGGTGCTCAGCAGCTGCGGACTCAAGGCGACATTCCAGCGCTCGACCGGGGTAGTAACCACTTCAGTGCTCTTTTCATGGAACAGCGTGGTGGTGACGTCGCTCAACTGCCAATGATCCTGATCGAACTCCGCCCGCTTGGCGAAGCTGGAAGAGACCATATGCCGCTCATCGTCGAAACGATAACGGGTGACGCCGTACAGCAGGCCGTTGGGTTGCACAGAGTTGACGTGAATGAACTCATCTCCCTGGCGATGCCACAAACCGTGCTTGGCGCTCTGCGCATCGCCGCCGCCCTGAGCCAGGGAGCGATTGGCCTGAGCGGTGACTTCGGTGGCCGGCGCTACGTATTCGCCGATCAGTACACCCACCACCATCAGGACCAGCATGGGCTTCATGACCGCCCAGACGATGCGACCGATCGACACGCCCGCAGCGCGCATGATGGTCAGTTCGCTGTGACTGGCCAGGCTGCCGAGGCCGATCAGGCAACCGATCAGTGCAGCCATCGGCAACATGTCGTAAAGACGACGCGGCGCGGTCAGCAGGACATAGCTCAACACATCGACCAAGGTGTAGGTATCGCTGACATCCCCCATCTCATCGATAAACGCGAACAGTGTCGCCAGACCGAGAATGATCCCCAGCACCGCCAGAATTGCCACGAACACGCTGCTGCCAATGTAGCGATCGAGCTTATCCACGAGCCACCTCCAGCGCGCTGCGGCGACTCGCCCGCTTCAACTGCAGGGGTTCCCAATAGAGCAAGCCCAGGCCGATGGCCAGGAAGATTGCATGCACCCACCACAACCCCAGAGCTGGCGGGATCTTGCCCTTTTCAAGGGCGCCGCGAGCGGCAATCAGGATGGACAGGTAAGCCATATATAGAAGAATCGCCGGCAACAGCTTGAGGAAACGGCCCTGACGCGGATTGACCCGCGACAGCGGCACCGCCATGAGGGTCACGATGAAGACCAGCAATGGCAGGGATAGACGCCACTGAAGCTCGGTGCGGGAGCGAATGTCATCACTGCCGATCAGGGAACCGGTGGTCATTGCATCACGGTCGGTCACTTCGTCGCTGACGTCCGGTTTGGGCAGCAGTACGCCGTACTCCTCGTACTTGATCGCCCGGTAGTCGGCCTGCCCCGGATTGCCGTCATAGCGATAACCGTTGTCGAGAATCAGGTAACGGTTACCGTCGGGGCGAATTTCCTGACGGCCACTCTCGGCCACCAGCACGGAAATCCCGCGATCCTTCTTCTCCGAATTGACGTTTTTCTGCGAAATGAACACGCCGCCGAGGTTGATGCGATCATCCGACAGCGTTTCGGTGTAGGTCACCCGCGTCCCGTCACGCAGCGCCTGGAAGCGACCCGGCTCGAGGGTGTCGAACTCAGTCAGGGCATCCTGCTTGTTCAGCAGCAACTGGAATTGATTGGCACCTTGTGGCGCCAGGCTCAGGCTCAGCCATGCCACCACCAGTGCGACCAGGGTGGCTGGGAAAAGGGTCATGGCAAACAGACGCTGCTGGCTCATGCCGGTGGCAGACAGCACCGTCATTTCGCTTTCAAGGTACAGGCGACCGTAGGCCAGCAGGATTCCGAGAAACAGGCCCAAAGGCAAAATCAACTGCAGGAAACCCGGCAGGCGAAAGCCCATGATCAGAAATAGCGAGCCCGGATCCAGGAGGCCAGAGGCCGCCTGGGCGAGGTACTTGATGAAGCGACCGCTCATGATGATGACCAGCAGCACAGCGCTGACGGCGCTCAAGGTCAACAGGACTTCGCGGGACAGGTAACGGAAGACAATCAAACCAGACACTCCAGGGTTGTCAGGCTAAGGCGGCCAAACAAGCAAACGTATCAGACGGCCCGCAGGGCAGAGCCGCCGAAAAAGTTGGCGCATTATCCTGTGATTGGGTGCGCCTGTCACTGCGCATGCTCAAGCAGGCGGGTAAAGCGCTGAAGATCGTACGACCGAGGGTTGTCAGGCTCGGGGCACGAGGTTCAAACTGCGGCCTTTGTCGCGGGCCGTGACCTGCGTCTTTCTATTTATAAGCAAG of the Pseudomonas frederiksbergensis genome contains:
- the mltF gene encoding membrane-bound lytic murein transglycosylase MltF, which produces MFSPTALRPRFAKWLIATGLFLVLSGCVDKPNTLERVKEDGVLRVVTRNSPATYFQDRNGETGFEYELVKRFADDLGVELKIETADNLDDLFNQVGKPNGPVIAAAGLVSSEARKKQVRFSHSYLEVTPQVIYRNGQSRPTDAKDLVGKKIMVLKGSTHAEQLAELKKKYPGIEYEESDAVEVVDLLRMVDEDQIDLTLVDSNEVAMNQVYFPKVRVAFDLGDASNQSWAVAAGDDNSLLNEINDYLDKVKKNGTLQRLKDRYYGHVDVLGYMGATTFAQHLQQRLPKYEQHFKTYAKKEKVDWRLLAAVGYQESLWQAAVTSKTGVRGLMMLTQNTAQAMGVSNRLDPKQSIMGGAKYLAYMKEQLDESIQEPDRTWFALAAYNVGSGHLDDARKLAAKEGLNPDKWLDVKKILPRLSEKKWYSKTRYGYARGGEPVHFVANIRRYYDILTWVTQPQLEGNQVAEGNLHVPGVDKTKPTQETPQL
- the pdxJ gene encoding pyridoxine 5'-phosphate synthase, whose amino-acid sequence is MTTSNRILLGVNIDHVATLRQARGTRYPDPVKAALDAEEAGADGITVHLREDRRHIQERDVLLLKDVLQTRMNFEMGVTEEMMAFAERIRPAHICLVPETRQELTTEGGLDVAGQEARIKAAVDRLSKIGCEVSLFIDADEQQIAASRRVGAPAIELHTGRYADAETPTEVAEELKRVADGVAFGLAQGLIVNAGHGLHYHNVEAVAAIKGINELNIGHALVAHALFVGFKSAVSEMKALILAAAKA
- the recO gene encoding DNA repair protein RecO; protein product: MSQTPIGQPAYVLHSRAYRENSALVDFLTPQGRLRAVLRSARGKAGTLARPFVPLEVEFRGRGELKNVGRMESAGVSTWLNGEALFSGLYLNELLIRLLPSEDPHPAVFDHYAATLLALAEGRPLEPLLRSFEWRLLDDLGYGFALTTDVHGEPIAPDGLYRLQVDAGLERVYLLQPGLFNGTELLAMADADWSAPGALSAAKRLMRQALAVHLGGRPLVSRELFRKP
- the era gene encoding GTPase Era, with the translated sequence MTDSTATRCGYVAIVGRPNVGKSTLLNHILGQKLAITSRKPQTTRHNMLGIKTEGAVQAIYVDTPGMHKGGEKALNRYMNKTASAALKDVDVVIFVVDRTKWTDEDQMVLERVQYVTGPLIVALNKTDRIEDKAELMPHLTWLQEQLPNAQIMPISAQHGHNLETLERVIAGYLPENDHFFPEDQITDRSSRFLAAELVREKIMRQMGAELPYQITVEIEEFKQQGKTLHIHALILVERDGQKKIIIGDKGERIKRIGTEARKDMELLFDSKIMLNLWVKVKGGWSDDERALRSLGYGDL
- the rnc gene encoding ribonuclease III yields the protein MSVSLSRLERQLGYTFKDQELMVLALTHRSFAGRNNERLEFLGDAILNFVAGEALFDRFPLAREGQLSRLRARLVKGETLAVLARGFDLGEYLRLGSGELKSGGFRRESILADALEALIGAIYLDAGMDMARERVLAWLAGEFEGLTLVDTNKDPKTRLQEFLQSRGCELPRYEVVDIQGEPHCRTFFVECEITLLNEKSRGQGVSRRIAEQVAAAAALIALGVENGHD
- the lepB gene encoding signal peptidase I, which encodes MSLNFPLLLVIAVFVCGLLALLDLLFLAPRRRAAINSYQGSVSQADMVVVEKLNKEPLLVEYGKSFFPVLFIVLVLRSFLVEPFQIPSGSMKPTLDVGDFILVNKFSYGIRLPVIDKKVIEVGDPQRGDVMVFRYPSDPNVNYIKRVVGLPGDQIRYTADKRLFVNGESVAEQLVGSEPGTLGSAELYKEKLGVAEHQIRKEMSRYRASPDRTWTVPAGHYFMMGDNRDNSNDSRYWDDPSIPKDLLGMVPDKNIVGKAFAVWMSWPEPKLSHLPNFSRVGLIK
- the lepA gene encoding translation elongation factor 4, which encodes MSDLSHIRNFSIIAHIDHGKSTLADRFIQMCGGLAEREMEAQVLDSMDLERERGITIKAHSVTLYYTARDGIKYQLNFIDTPGHVDFTYEVSRSLAACEGALLVVDAGQGVEAQSVANCYTAIEQGLEVMPVLNKIDLPQADPDRVKEEIEKIIGIDATDAVECSAKTGLGVDEVLERLVKTIPAPTGNYEDPLQALIIDSWFDNYLGVVSLVRVRHGRVKKGDKILVKSTGKIHLVDSVGVFNPKHTATVDLKAGEVGFIIAGIKDIHGAPVGDTLTLSSTPDVDVLPGFKRIQPQVYAGLFPVSSDDFEDFREALQKLTLNDSSLQYTPESSDALGFGFRCGFLGMLHMEIIQERLEREYDLDLITTAPTVIFELLLKTGETIYVDNPSKLPDLSSIEDMREPIVRANILVPQEHLGNVITLCIEKRGVQHDMLFLGTQVQVTYDLPMNEVVLDFFDRLKSTSRGYASLDYHFDRYQSANLVKLDVLINGDKVDALALIVHKDNAHYKGRQLTEKMKELIPRQMFDVAIQAAIGGQIIARTSVKALRKNVLAKCYGGDVSRKKKLLEKQKAGKKRMKQVGNVEIPQEAFLAVLRLDS
- the lptG gene encoding LPS export ABC transporter permease LptG yields the protein MDKLDRYIGSSVFVAILAVLGIILGLATLFAFIDEMGDVSDTYTLVDVLSYVLLTAPRRLYDMLPMAALIGCLIGLGSLASHSELTIMRAAGVSIGRIVWAVMKPMLVLMVVGVLIGEYVAPATEVTAQANRSLAQGGGDAQSAKHGLWHRQGDEFIHVNSVQPNGLLYGVTRYRFDDERHMVSSSFAKRAEFDQDHWQLSDVTTTLFHEKSTEVVTTPVERWNVALSPQLLSTVVMSPDTLSISGLWGYIHYLADQGLSNGRYWLAFWVKVLQPLVTAALVLMAISFIFGPLRSVTLGQRVFTGVLVGFTFRIVQDLLGPSSLVFGFSPLFAVLVPAGVCALAGLWLLRRAG
- the lptF gene encoding LPS export ABC transporter permease LptF; this encodes MIVFRYLSREVLLTLSAVSAVLLVIIMSGRFIKYLAQAASGLLDPGSLFLIMGFRLPGFLQLILPLGLFLGILLAYGRLYLESEMTVLSATGMSQQRLFAMTLFPATLVALVVAWLSLSLAPQGANQFQLLLNKQDALTEFDTLEPGRFQALRDGTRVTYTETLSDDRINLGGVFISQKNVNSEKKDRGISVLVAESGRQEIRPDGNRYLILDNGYRYDGNPGQADYRAIKYEEYGVLLPKPDVSDEVTDRDAMTTGSLIGSDDIRSRTELQWRLSLPLLVFIVTLMAVPLSRVNPRQGRFLKLLPAILLYMAYLSILIAARGALEKGKIPPALGLWWVHAIFLAIGLGLLYWEPLQLKRASRRSALEVARG